In Drosophila simulans strain w501 chromosome X, Prin_Dsim_3.1, whole genome shotgun sequence, one DNA window encodes the following:
- the LOC6740263 gene encoding uncharacterized protein LOC6740263 isoform X2, giving the protein MRDYPSVPNVFRVASTHSINSENPYNNIRPANVICNTTERPPLAIHQLTTSASIEHSHPSQQPQHQQQQLLHHPQQQHHQQHSPYATLPRGQRLAPQQHQQAGLINTISGSIPATGFSSLAGSFSDLQLNNIGNHSRSNHNSISNNRRLQQQQQQQQQQQRQQQQQQPQQQRLVPLLSRLQPAIEVQQTQQHQQTQQQHVQRKQQQERLASGGAGAPDPQGGISNMTTVNGGYLWLITPVAASISVAIVIAALAGPQWLFTEEKLPNANYNGTANFKALDDGAYITKYTKSSLWILCTTLPGLDADSYNCVKIDYFSNEGYQPDPHDSTAAIPYTVTKSCPIFLAAGVFLVISFIVFLIPTCSHQNNLYYFSAGILFIVSGLVMLIGLIAYISILKAEIGSKLRPRSTLQPALIKVSYGQSFFLFVFGFIVTEFVGVLNIFLFINLQERLPCFSVANIHAKFKEGQHPLSDSYKRYKQPGTTTASQEGLSSAGQGHQGQSHHTTHQPQPTAQPPHGILRSGNSRLHQVHDAGRGHPGMPGQIGHPGQTQTLPGACRKHPNAGSNLNLYLHNDLERRFYFEKPAVSKCNLHSRSFAKSLNELCTDTSVSSTHVPAPLLPSAADPLPAPALFADLPQEFPLTRSVSTATEIYPASSSAPAPPSAQMKRKQQRNMATNTNTKISNNPPSSHSQMEDQSRLCGLKRGLRKTKDELFQEFCRRAGMRSKPKNIYYISGGDEAEEEEQEDQAKREEVPDDPHRNDDDDADGDDHGFRQFNRMEEDHLYVVGDHAQLVVPRRTSMCVDSMGQPLRRLNSNLSLHTDLSFPGTGGYPGMRMSLPHPADLGQSRTLPRCFLRQSSDSLASQGYPLGSSQQRFSQLMLNQQQNRFVSSTLTLPQVVAPKSQVQWPTAIPSSPSNYSNGYQQHPQPIYPAPTSGSGAPGPAASVSGPAKFQRGYAFDDQQRRSSFVSDAFDLDEIERERRRSHASLFGMGQVRDPYDLINGTAV; this is encoded by the exons ATGAGGGATTATCCTTCGGTGCCCAATGTGTTTCGCGTGGCCTCCACGCACAGCATCAACAGCGAGAATCCGTACAACAACATTCGACCAGCGAATGTAATCTGCAACACCACCGAAAGGCCGCCGCTGGCCATACACCAGCTGACCACCAGTGCATCCATCGAGCACAGCCACCCatcgcagcagccgcagcaccagcagcaacagttgctgcaccacccgcagcagcagcaccaccagcaacactCGCCCTATGCAACATTGCCGCGGGGCCAGCGACTCgcgccgcagcagcatcagcaagcTGGCCTAATCAACACGATCTCTGGCAGCATTCCGGCCACGGGATTTAGTTCCCTGGCCGGCAGCTTTAGTGATCTTCAGTTGAACAACATCGGTAATCACAGCAGGAGCAACcacaacagcatcagcaacaaccgacgactgcagcagcagcaacagcaacagcaacagcaacagcggcagcagcagcagcagcagccgcagcagcagcgactggTGCCTCTTTTGAGTCGCCTCCAGCCAGCCATAGAGGTGCAGCAGacgcagcaacatcaacagacgcagcagcaacatgtccagcggaagcagcagcaagagcGCCTGGCCAGCGGCGGTGCTGGTGCTCCCGATCCGCAGGGAGGCATCAGCAACATGACCACCGTCAACGGGGGTTACCTGTGGCTCATCACACCTGTTGCAGCCAG CATTTCGGTGGCCATTGTCATCGCCGCTCTGGCCGGACCCCAGTGGCTCTTCACGGAGGAGAAGCTGCCCAATGCCAACTACAATGGGACGGCCAACTTCAAAGCCCTGGACGATGGCGCCTACATCACCAAGTACACCAAGTCCAGTCTCTGGATATTATGCACCACTCTGCCAG gCCTGGATGCTGATTCGTATAACTGCGTTAAGATTGACTACTTTTCCAATGAGGGTTATCAGCCGGATCCGCACGACTCAACCGCGGCAATACCCT aTACGGTCACCAAGTCGTGTCCTATTTTCCTGGCTGCTGGTGTATTTCTAGTGATCAGCTTCATAGTTTTTCTGATCCCCACTTGCTCGCATCAAAACAATCTGTATTATTTCAGCGCGGGAATTCTTTTCATTGTTAGTG GTCTAGTGATGCTGATAGGATTGATTGCCTATATATCAATACTGAAGGCGGAAATCGGGTCGAAGTTGAGACCCCGGTCCACCCTTCAACCAGCCCTCATCAAGGTCTCCTATGGCCAGAGCTTCTTCCTCTTCGTCTTTGGATTCATTGTCACGGAATTCGTTGGAGTCTTGAATATATTCCTCTTCATCAATTTGCAGGAG CGCTTGCCCTGTTTTAGTGTGGCGAACATCCACGCCAAGTTCAAGGAGGGCCAGCATCCGTTGAGTGATTCCTACAAGCGGTACAAGCAGCCCGGCACCACCACAGCCAGCCAAGAAGGACTTAGTAGCGCGGGTCAGGGTCACCAGGGACAGAGTCACCACACGACGCACCAACCGCAGCCGACGGCGCAGCCACCACATGGAATCCTGAGGAGCGGCAATTCCCGACTCCATCAGGTCCACGATGCGGGACGAGGACACCCTGGAATGCCCGGACAGATTGGCCATCCCGGACAGACGCAAACTCTACCCGGAGCATGTCGCAAGCATCCGAATGCCGGATCGAACTTAAATCTCTATCTGCATAATGACCTGGAGAGGCG tttttacttCGAAAAGCCAGCTGTGTCCAAGTGTAATCTGCACTCGCGCAGCTTCGCCAAGTCGCTGAATGAGCTTTGCACGGATACGTCCGTGTCCTCCACCCATGTTCCTGCGCCCCTTCTCCCTTCCGCTGCCGACCCATTGCCCGCCCCCGCCCTATTCGCCGACTTGCCTCAGGAATTTCCACTCACCCGATCCGTATCTACCGCCACGGAAATATATCCAGCTTCATCTTCGGCTCCAGCTCCGCCCTCCGCCCAAATGAAACGAAAGCAGCAACGGAACATGGCCACTAATACGAACACGAAGATCTCAAACAATCCCCCATCCTCCCACTCGCAGATGGAAGATCAGTCGCGGCTTTGTGGCCTGAAGCGGGGCCTCCGGAAGACCAAGGACGAGCTTTTCCAGGAGTTCTGTCGACGGGCTGGTATGCGCAGCAAGCCGAAGAACATATACTACATCAGTGGCGGGGatgaggcggaggaggaggagcaggaggaccaGGCCAAGCGGGAGGAAGTTCCGGACGATCCGCATCGCAATGACGACGATGACGCGGATGGCGATGACCACGGCTTCAGGCAGTTCAACCGCATGGAGGAGGATCATCTCTATGTGGTGGGAG ACCATGCCCAATTGGTGGTGCCGCGTCGCACGTCCATGTGCGTGGACTCCATGGGACAGCCGCTGCGCAGACTGAACTCGAATCTGTCCCTGCACACGGATCTCAGTTTCCCCGGAACGGGTGGCTATCCGGGCATGCGGATGTCCTTGCCACACCCGGCTGATCTCGGCCAGAGTCGCACCTTGCCGCGCTGCTTCCTGCGACAGTCGTCCGATTCGCTGGCCTCCCAGGGCTATCCATTGGGCTCCAGTCAGCAGCGGTTCTCCCAGCTGATGCTGAATCAGCAGCAGAATCGCTTCGTGTCCTCCACGTTGACACTGCCCCAGGTGGTGGCGCCCAAGAGTCAAGTGCAGTGGCCCACGGCGATTCCCTCCTCGCCGTCGAACTACTCGAATGGCTATCAACAGCATCCGCAGCCCATTTACCCAGCTCCAACATCCGGAAGTGGAGCACCTGGGCCAGCGGCTTCGGTCTCCGGACCAGCGAAATTCCAGCGCGGCTACGCCTTCGATGATCAACAGCGTAGGTCCAGTTTCGTGAGCGATGCCTTCGACCTGGACGAGATCGAGCGGGAGCGACGGCGATCCCATGCCAGTCTGTTTGGAATGGGTCAGGTGAGGGATCCCTACGATCTCATCAATGGCACCGCCGTCTAG
- the LOC6726569 gene encoding ubiquitin-conjugating enzyme E2-18 kDa, with protein sequence MIAPRRLRKELCDLQGNALKAFRDIKPEDDNLMRWTGLIVPDKAPYNKGAFRIEINFPAEYPFKPPKINFKTRIYHPNIDEKGQVCLAIISSENWKPVTRTVQVVQSLLELINEPEPEHPLRVDLAKEFLKDREEFVKNAEDYTEKHSEKRPTD encoded by the coding sequence ATGATTGCGCCGCGACGTCTGCGAAAAGAATTGTGCGATTTGCAGGGCAACGCACTGAAGGCCTTCCGGGACATTAAGCCGGAGGATGACAACCTGATGCGCTGGACGGGATTGATTGTGCCGGACAAGGCGCCGTACAACAAGGGCGCCTTCCGCATCGAGATCAACTTCCCGGCGGAGTACCCCTTCAAGCCGCCAAAGATTAACTTCAAGACACGCATCTACCATCCGAACATCGATGAGAAGGGTCAGGTGTGCTTGGCCATTATCAGTTCGGAGAACTGGAAACCGGTCACACGCACCGTCCAGGTCGTCCAGTCACTGCTGGAATTAATCAACGAGCCTGAGCCGGAGCATCCGCTGCGGGTGGACTTGGCCAAGGAGTTTCTTAAGGACCGCGAAGAATTCGTGAAAAACGCCGAGGACTATACCGAGAAGCACAGCGAAAAACGTCCGACCGACTAG
- the LOC6740263 gene encoding uncharacterized protein LOC6740263 isoform X1 codes for MRDYPSVPNVFRVASTHSINSENPYNNIRPANVICNTTERPPLAIHQLTTSASIEHSHPSQQPQHQQQQLLHHPQQQHHQQHSPYATLPRGQRLAPQQHQQAGLINTISGSIPATGFSSLAGSFSDLQLNNIGNHSRSNHNSISNNRRLQQQQQQQQQQQRQQQQQQPQQQRLVPLLSRLQPAIEVQQTQQHQQTQQQHVQRKQQQERLASGGAGAPDPQGGISNMTTVNGGYLWLITPVAASISVAIVIAALAGPQWLFTEEKLPNANYNGTANFKALDDGAYITKYTKSSLWILCTTLPGLDADSYNCVKIDYFSNEGYQPDPHDSTAAIPYTVTKSCPIFLAAGVFLVISFIVFLIPTCSHQNNLYYFSAGILFIVSGLVMLIGLIAYISILKAEIGSKLRPRSTLQPALIKVSYGQSFFLFVFGFIVTEFVGVLNIFLFINLQEVSYYSRLPCFSVANIHAKFKEGQHPLSDSYKRYKQPGTTTASQEGLSSAGQGHQGQSHHTTHQPQPTAQPPHGILRSGNSRLHQVHDAGRGHPGMPGQIGHPGQTQTLPGACRKHPNAGSNLNLYLHNDLERRFYFEKPAVSKCNLHSRSFAKSLNELCTDTSVSSTHVPAPLLPSAADPLPAPALFADLPQEFPLTRSVSTATEIYPASSSAPAPPSAQMKRKQQRNMATNTNTKISNNPPSSHSQMEDQSRLCGLKRGLRKTKDELFQEFCRRAGMRSKPKNIYYISGGDEAEEEEQEDQAKREEVPDDPHRNDDDDADGDDHGFRQFNRMEEDHLYVVGDHAQLVVPRRTSMCVDSMGQPLRRLNSNLSLHTDLSFPGTGGYPGMRMSLPHPADLGQSRTLPRCFLRQSSDSLASQGYPLGSSQQRFSQLMLNQQQNRFVSSTLTLPQVVAPKSQVQWPTAIPSSPSNYSNGYQQHPQPIYPAPTSGSGAPGPAASVSGPAKFQRGYAFDDQQRRSSFVSDAFDLDEIERERRRSHASLFGMGQVRDPYDLINGTAV; via the exons ATGAGGGATTATCCTTCGGTGCCCAATGTGTTTCGCGTGGCCTCCACGCACAGCATCAACAGCGAGAATCCGTACAACAACATTCGACCAGCGAATGTAATCTGCAACACCACCGAAAGGCCGCCGCTGGCCATACACCAGCTGACCACCAGTGCATCCATCGAGCACAGCCACCCatcgcagcagccgcagcaccagcagcaacagttgctgcaccacccgcagcagcagcaccaccagcaacactCGCCCTATGCAACATTGCCGCGGGGCCAGCGACTCgcgccgcagcagcatcagcaagcTGGCCTAATCAACACGATCTCTGGCAGCATTCCGGCCACGGGATTTAGTTCCCTGGCCGGCAGCTTTAGTGATCTTCAGTTGAACAACATCGGTAATCACAGCAGGAGCAACcacaacagcatcagcaacaaccgacgactgcagcagcagcaacagcaacagcaacagcaacagcggcagcagcagcagcagcagccgcagcagcagcgactggTGCCTCTTTTGAGTCGCCTCCAGCCAGCCATAGAGGTGCAGCAGacgcagcaacatcaacagacgcagcagcaacatgtccagcggaagcagcagcaagagcGCCTGGCCAGCGGCGGTGCTGGTGCTCCCGATCCGCAGGGAGGCATCAGCAACATGACCACCGTCAACGGGGGTTACCTGTGGCTCATCACACCTGTTGCAGCCAG CATTTCGGTGGCCATTGTCATCGCCGCTCTGGCCGGACCCCAGTGGCTCTTCACGGAGGAGAAGCTGCCCAATGCCAACTACAATGGGACGGCCAACTTCAAAGCCCTGGACGATGGCGCCTACATCACCAAGTACACCAAGTCCAGTCTCTGGATATTATGCACCACTCTGCCAG gCCTGGATGCTGATTCGTATAACTGCGTTAAGATTGACTACTTTTCCAATGAGGGTTATCAGCCGGATCCGCACGACTCAACCGCGGCAATACCCT aTACGGTCACCAAGTCGTGTCCTATTTTCCTGGCTGCTGGTGTATTTCTAGTGATCAGCTTCATAGTTTTTCTGATCCCCACTTGCTCGCATCAAAACAATCTGTATTATTTCAGCGCGGGAATTCTTTTCATTGTTAGTG GTCTAGTGATGCTGATAGGATTGATTGCCTATATATCAATACTGAAGGCGGAAATCGGGTCGAAGTTGAGACCCCGGTCCACCCTTCAACCAGCCCTCATCAAGGTCTCCTATGGCCAGAGCTTCTTCCTCTTCGTCTTTGGATTCATTGTCACGGAATTCGTTGGAGTCTTGAATATATTCCTCTTCATCAATTTGCAGGAGGTTAGCTACTACAGT CGCTTGCCCTGTTTTAGTGTGGCGAACATCCACGCCAAGTTCAAGGAGGGCCAGCATCCGTTGAGTGATTCCTACAAGCGGTACAAGCAGCCCGGCACCACCACAGCCAGCCAAGAAGGACTTAGTAGCGCGGGTCAGGGTCACCAGGGACAGAGTCACCACACGACGCACCAACCGCAGCCGACGGCGCAGCCACCACATGGAATCCTGAGGAGCGGCAATTCCCGACTCCATCAGGTCCACGATGCGGGACGAGGACACCCTGGAATGCCCGGACAGATTGGCCATCCCGGACAGACGCAAACTCTACCCGGAGCATGTCGCAAGCATCCGAATGCCGGATCGAACTTAAATCTCTATCTGCATAATGACCTGGAGAGGCG tttttacttCGAAAAGCCAGCTGTGTCCAAGTGTAATCTGCACTCGCGCAGCTTCGCCAAGTCGCTGAATGAGCTTTGCACGGATACGTCCGTGTCCTCCACCCATGTTCCTGCGCCCCTTCTCCCTTCCGCTGCCGACCCATTGCCCGCCCCCGCCCTATTCGCCGACTTGCCTCAGGAATTTCCACTCACCCGATCCGTATCTACCGCCACGGAAATATATCCAGCTTCATCTTCGGCTCCAGCTCCGCCCTCCGCCCAAATGAAACGAAAGCAGCAACGGAACATGGCCACTAATACGAACACGAAGATCTCAAACAATCCCCCATCCTCCCACTCGCAGATGGAAGATCAGTCGCGGCTTTGTGGCCTGAAGCGGGGCCTCCGGAAGACCAAGGACGAGCTTTTCCAGGAGTTCTGTCGACGGGCTGGTATGCGCAGCAAGCCGAAGAACATATACTACATCAGTGGCGGGGatgaggcggaggaggaggagcaggaggaccaGGCCAAGCGGGAGGAAGTTCCGGACGATCCGCATCGCAATGACGACGATGACGCGGATGGCGATGACCACGGCTTCAGGCAGTTCAACCGCATGGAGGAGGATCATCTCTATGTGGTGGGAG ACCATGCCCAATTGGTGGTGCCGCGTCGCACGTCCATGTGCGTGGACTCCATGGGACAGCCGCTGCGCAGACTGAACTCGAATCTGTCCCTGCACACGGATCTCAGTTTCCCCGGAACGGGTGGCTATCCGGGCATGCGGATGTCCTTGCCACACCCGGCTGATCTCGGCCAGAGTCGCACCTTGCCGCGCTGCTTCCTGCGACAGTCGTCCGATTCGCTGGCCTCCCAGGGCTATCCATTGGGCTCCAGTCAGCAGCGGTTCTCCCAGCTGATGCTGAATCAGCAGCAGAATCGCTTCGTGTCCTCCACGTTGACACTGCCCCAGGTGGTGGCGCCCAAGAGTCAAGTGCAGTGGCCCACGGCGATTCCCTCCTCGCCGTCGAACTACTCGAATGGCTATCAACAGCATCCGCAGCCCATTTACCCAGCTCCAACATCCGGAAGTGGAGCACCTGGGCCAGCGGCTTCGGTCTCCGGACCAGCGAAATTCCAGCGCGGCTACGCCTTCGATGATCAACAGCGTAGGTCCAGTTTCGTGAGCGATGCCTTCGACCTGGACGAGATCGAGCGGGAGCGACGGCGATCCCATGCCAGTCTGTTTGGAATGGGTCAGGTGAGGGATCCCTACGATCTCATCAATGGCACCGCCGTCTAG
- the LOC6740263 gene encoding uncharacterized protein LOC6740263 isoform X3, with amino-acid sequence MQASPDESFGISCIFCCALCVLHILYFHMYISLQRLPCFSVANIHAKFKEGQHPLSDSYKRYKQPGTTTASQEGLSSAGQGHQGQSHHTTHQPQPTAQPPHGILRSGNSRLHQVHDAGRGHPGMPGQIGHPGQTQTLPGACRKHPNAGSNLNLYLHNDLERRFYFEKPAVSKCNLHSRSFAKSLNELCTDTSVSSTHVPAPLLPSAADPLPAPALFADLPQEFPLTRSVSTATEIYPASSSAPAPPSAQMKRKQQRNMATNTNTKISNNPPSSHSQMEDQSRLCGLKRGLRKTKDELFQEFCRRAGMRSKPKNIYYISGGDEAEEEEQEDQAKREEVPDDPHRNDDDDADGDDHGFRQFNRMEEDHLYVVGDHAQLVVPRRTSMCVDSMGQPLRRLNSNLSLHTDLSFPGTGGYPGMRMSLPHPADLGQSRTLPRCFLRQSSDSLASQGYPLGSSQQRFSQLMLNQQQNRFVSSTLTLPQVVAPKSQVQWPTAIPSSPSNYSNGYQQHPQPIYPAPTSGSGAPGPAASVSGPAKFQRGYAFDDQQRRSSFVSDAFDLDEIERERRRSHASLFGMGQVRDPYDLINGTAV; translated from the exons ATGCAAGCGTCGCCGGATGAGTCCTTCGGGATTAGCTGCATCTTCTGCTGCGCTCTCTGTGTGCTTCACATACTTTATTTCCATATGTACATTTCCCTCCAGCGCTTGCCCTGTTTTAGTGTGGCGAACATCCACGCCAAGTTCAAGGAGGGCCAGCATCCGTTGAGTGATTCCTACAAGCGGTACAAGCAGCCCGGCACCACCACAGCCAGCCAAGAAGGACTTAGTAGCGCGGGTCAGGGTCACCAGGGACAGAGTCACCACACGACGCACCAACCGCAGCCGACGGCGCAGCCACCACATGGAATCCTGAGGAGCGGCAATTCCCGACTCCATCAGGTCCACGATGCGGGACGAGGACACCCTGGAATGCCCGGACAGATTGGCCATCCCGGACAGACGCAAACTCTACCCGGAGCATGTCGCAAGCATCCGAATGCCGGATCGAACTTAAATCTCTATCTGCATAATGACCTGGAGAGGCG tttttacttCGAAAAGCCAGCTGTGTCCAAGTGTAATCTGCACTCGCGCAGCTTCGCCAAGTCGCTGAATGAGCTTTGCACGGATACGTCCGTGTCCTCCACCCATGTTCCTGCGCCCCTTCTCCCTTCCGCTGCCGACCCATTGCCCGCCCCCGCCCTATTCGCCGACTTGCCTCAGGAATTTCCACTCACCCGATCCGTATCTACCGCCACGGAAATATATCCAGCTTCATCTTCGGCTCCAGCTCCGCCCTCCGCCCAAATGAAACGAAAGCAGCAACGGAACATGGCCACTAATACGAACACGAAGATCTCAAACAATCCCCCATCCTCCCACTCGCAGATGGAAGATCAGTCGCGGCTTTGTGGCCTGAAGCGGGGCCTCCGGAAGACCAAGGACGAGCTTTTCCAGGAGTTCTGTCGACGGGCTGGTATGCGCAGCAAGCCGAAGAACATATACTACATCAGTGGCGGGGatgaggcggaggaggaggagcaggaggaccaGGCCAAGCGGGAGGAAGTTCCGGACGATCCGCATCGCAATGACGACGATGACGCGGATGGCGATGACCACGGCTTCAGGCAGTTCAACCGCATGGAGGAGGATCATCTCTATGTGGTGGGAG ACCATGCCCAATTGGTGGTGCCGCGTCGCACGTCCATGTGCGTGGACTCCATGGGACAGCCGCTGCGCAGACTGAACTCGAATCTGTCCCTGCACACGGATCTCAGTTTCCCCGGAACGGGTGGCTATCCGGGCATGCGGATGTCCTTGCCACACCCGGCTGATCTCGGCCAGAGTCGCACCTTGCCGCGCTGCTTCCTGCGACAGTCGTCCGATTCGCTGGCCTCCCAGGGCTATCCATTGGGCTCCAGTCAGCAGCGGTTCTCCCAGCTGATGCTGAATCAGCAGCAGAATCGCTTCGTGTCCTCCACGTTGACACTGCCCCAGGTGGTGGCGCCCAAGAGTCAAGTGCAGTGGCCCACGGCGATTCCCTCCTCGCCGTCGAACTACTCGAATGGCTATCAACAGCATCCGCAGCCCATTTACCCAGCTCCAACATCCGGAAGTGGAGCACCTGGGCCAGCGGCTTCGGTCTCCGGACCAGCGAAATTCCAGCGCGGCTACGCCTTCGATGATCAACAGCGTAGGTCCAGTTTCGTGAGCGATGCCTTCGACCTGGACGAGATCGAGCGGGAGCGACGGCGATCCCATGCCAGTCTGTTTGGAATGGGTCAGGTGAGGGATCCCTACGATCTCATCAATGGCACCGCCGTCTAG
- the LOC6740264 gene encoding uncharacterized protein LOC6740264, with the protein MRSMFSDRYNNKRREFYERYEAARVIHPSLPECQRPAEPTEVKHPNNPVNRRPVSYRQLANQSRRQLENDSWLSSDRLPIVVRREIEMRNKKPVLPKYNVETATHVLSHNGGSRRGRPPSAATAARMASEFARQVGGISQTPNSIKEEEEEEQPIAKKANKMPDKVAVKVTDKLATKLTTKVATKAATKVATKVATKVATKVETKVETKVATKVATKVATKVETKVETKAEESNFPVKIKVEEDAQNDVGWQPNWLDKTNEGFATNRNFIPILSSFPNPYRNMDVTWTEQFNALSNQYYNHIMNSVSSSSQMQPLDLPPSDNTPTIGVNPVIVGGHPPFSVFPCPSDNCEQNFDSRRAMYKHQRETGHHNWPYNCSKCGQVFRTSGFMRMHSVNACERNLHKFKISKPN; encoded by the exons ATGCGAAGCATGTTTTCGGATCGTTACAACAATAAGCGCCGCGAATTTTACGAGCGCTACGAAG CTGCTAGGGTGATCCATCCGAGTCTGCCGGAGTGCCAGCGTCCAGCGGAGCCCACCGAAGTGAAGCATCCGAACAACCCCGTTAATCGTCGCCCCGTTTCGTATCGCCAACTGGCCAATCAGTCGCGAAGGCAGCTGGAGAACGACTCCTGGCTATCCAGTGATCGACTGCCCATAGTGGTGCGCCGCGAAATCGAGATGCGCAACAAAAAACCTGTGCTGCCCAAATACAACGTGGAAACGGCTACCCATGTGCTAAGCCATAATGGCGGGTCACGACGTGGTCGTCCTCCATCTGCCGCCACTGCGGCCAGAATGGCATCTGAATTCGCCCGTCAAGTCGGTGGCATTTCCCAAACTCCAAACTCCatcaaagaagaagaagaagaggagcaGCCGATAGCCAAGAAGGCGAACAAGATGCCGGACAAGGTGGCAGTCAAGGTGACGGACAAGTTGGCGACCAAGTTGACGACCAAGGTGGCGACCAAGGCGGCGACCAAGGTGGCGACCAAGGTGGCGACCAAGGTGGCGACCAAGGTGGAGACCAAGGTGGAGACCAAGGTGGCGACCAAGGTGGCGACCAAGGTGGCGACCAAGGTGGAGACCAAGGTGGAGACCAAGGCGGAGGAGTCCAACTTCCCGGTTAAGATTAAAGTGGAAGAGGACGCGCAAAATGATGTGGGGTGGCAGCCAAATTGGCTGGACAAAACCAATGAGGGTTTTGCCACAAATAGGAACTTTATTCCGATTTTGAGCTCTTTTCCTAACCCTTACCGTAACATGGATGTTACCTGGACCGAACAATTCAATGCATTATCAAACCAATACTACAATCATATCATGAACTCCGTCTCGTCTTCGAGCCAGATGCAGCCGCTTGATTTACCACCATCAGACAACACGCCCACTATCGGTGTTAACCCGGTGATCGTGGGCGGTCACCCACCATTTAGCGTCTTTCCGTGCCCGTCGGATAACTGCGAGCAAAACTTTGATTCGCG TCGGGCCATGTACAAGCACCAACGCGAGACTGGTCACCACAATTGGCCATACAACTGCAGCAAGTGTGGCCAGGTCTTCCGTACATCAGGCTTTATGCGCATGCACTCCGTGAATGCCTGTGAGCGCAACTTGCACAAGTTTAAAATATCtaagccaaattaa
- the LOC6740265 gene encoding sentrin-specific protease 8 → MLAPRKLLKTTNQVEPLQDKNSRRVKTKPNAKGKVKEKEKEKEKERGKFKEKGKFKAKGNGKSKNKNKNRDSNTSTSLSLERGSGDGPHQVGQQSLVALRFMDISLRHSDVQLLQSAHEGVNERLVAFYYAYLQHRRYRSESDLHFLNPGLAARLRHMDMRHLWAMVRDRRLNEKQFILVPLSTHPRPHGHWSLLLISRPDSKFYHYDSLDNCHSPLAASVSETLRAPLEAWKFALVTGRCLQQERQAAGKEGSGRDPASGIHLMCMTDHVADYVARCGYATSSLLIAVDQIAAMRTHLVELILSLGGILPSKRGH, encoded by the exons ATGCTGGCGCCCAGAAAGCTGcttaaaacaacaaaccagGTGGAGCCCCTCCAGGATAAGAATTCCCGAAGAGTGAAGACCAAGCCCAATGCGAAGGGCAAGGtcaaggaaaaggaaaaggaaaaggaaaaggaaagggGCAAGTTCAAAGAAAAGGGTAAGTTCAAGGCCAAGGGCAACGGCAAGagcaagaacaaaaacaagaacaggGACTCCAATACAAGCACCTCGTTGTCACTGGAGCGGGGCAGCGGGGATGGACCGCATCAGGTGGGCCAGCAGAGCCTGGTTGCGCTCCGCTTCATGGACATCTCGCTGCGCCACTCGGATGTCCAGCTGCTCCAGTCCGCCCACGAGGGCGTCAACGAGCGGCTGGTGGCCTTCTACTACGCCTACCTTCAGCACCGCCGTTACCGCTCCGAGTCGGATCTGCACTTCCTGAATCCGGGCCTGGCCGCACGACTGCGCCACATGGACATGCGCCATTTGTGGGCCATGGTGCGCGACCGCCGTCTCAACGAGAAACAGTTCATCTTGGTGCCGCTTTCCACCCATCCCAG ACCCCACGGACACTGGTCCCTACTGCTGATTTCGCGGCCGGACAGCAAGTTCTACCACTACGATTCGTTGGACAACTGTCATTCGCCGTTGGCCGCCTCGGTGTCGGAAACTCTACGGGCGCCCCTCGAAGCCTGGAAGTTCGCCCTGGTCACCGGTCGCTGCCTCCAGCAGGAGCGCCAAGCGGCTGGCAAGGAAGGCTCCGGCCGCGACCCTGCATCCGGAATCCACCTGATGTGCATGACCGACCACGTTGCGGACTATGTAGCCAGATGCGGATACGCCACCAGTTCGCTGCTCATCGCCGTGGACCAAATCGCAGCCATGCGCACCCACCTGGTCGAGCTGATCCTGTCGCTCGGCGGGATCCTCCCCTCAAAGAGGGGCCACTAA